One stretch of Armigeres subalbatus isolate Guangzhou_Male chromosome 2, GZ_Asu_2, whole genome shotgun sequence DNA includes these proteins:
- the LOC134213385 gene encoding 1,5-anhydro-D-fructose reductase-like encodes MWALMPRVRFYNGFEVPLVGLGTYLTRGEEGVKSIKQAIDIGYRHIDTAYRYGNEREVGRAVNEKISEGFITREDLFVTTKLWNSFHAPEHVAEAFHRSLNNLKMDYVDLYLMHMPMGLAFRGFQEQDLITYDSTGKVAFSEVDFCDTWRAMEELVRGGKVRSIGVSNFNCEQLSLLLSVASIKPVTNQVECNPGFTQKPLIQFCQRHDITVTAFSPMGRADRSDSSCRVTADVLQHPKVAAIGAKYGKTPGQIVLRYLIDIGTIPIPKPSNRAEMVQNIDVFDFALTTDEIALMDRFEGGKRAVPLKYYSHHRYYPFKCGEI; translated from the exons ATGTGGGCCTTAATGCCTCGGGTGAGGTTTTACAATGGTTTTGAGGTACCACTCGTTGGATTGGGGACGTACCTG ACCAGAGGCGAGGAAGGAGTCAAGTCCATCAAACAGGCAATCGACATCGGCTACCGGCACATTGACACCGCGTACAGGTATGGCAATGAGCGTGAGGTAGGTCGAGCAGTGAATGAAAAAATAAGCGAAGGATTTATCACCCGAGAGGATTTGTTTGTAACGACAAAG CTATGGAATTCGTTCCATGCACCTGAACACGTGGCCGAAGCCTTCCATCGTTCGTTGAACAATTTGAAAATGGATTATGTTGACCTGTATTTGATGCACATGCCGATGGGATTGGCATTTCGTGGATTCCAAGAGCAAGATCTCATCACCTATGACAGCACCGGTAAAGTGGCATTTTCGGAGGTCGATTTTTGTGACACTTGGAGAGCGATGGAAGAGCTTGTTCGTGGTGGCAAAGTACGCAGTATCGgagtttcaaatttcaattgtGAACAATTGAGCCTTCTACTATCGGTAGCAAGCATCAAACCTGTTACCAATCAGGTGGAATGCAATCCCGGCTTCACACAGAAGCCTCTAATTCAGTTTTGTCAGCGCCATGATATCACAGTAACAGCATTCAGTCCCATGGGTCGAGCAGATAGGAGCGATTCGTCCTGCCGAGTGACGGCAGATGTTCTACAGCATCCGAAGGTCGCCGCTATCGGTGCGAAATATGGCAAGACACCGGGGCAAATTGTGCTTCGCTACCTG ATTGACATTGGCACGATACCAATCCCGAAACCGTCGAACCGCGCGGAGATGGTGCAGAATATTGACGTGTTTGACTTCGCGCTGACAACCGATGAGATTGCTCTAATGGACCGGTTCGAAGGGGGCAAGAGGGCAGTACCGTTGAAATATTACAGTCATCATCGATATTATCCGTTCAAGTGTGGGGAGATATAA